A single window of Nicotiana sylvestris chromosome 5, ASM39365v2, whole genome shotgun sequence DNA harbors:
- the LOC104218379 gene encoding uncharacterized protein, with translation MKTRTGNLVRIVRLWHVPNRDKPDNTVSLELIIQDEKGDRIHATIGRSLIRMFKPKIKELGLYFMKNFVVGPNYTKLKYTRHKLKLAFTHKTIVEEANDHLFGMSIFDLKPYEYLINKIDVQESELFGGIISRQHFGKNSLTKYFHI, from the exons ATGAAAACAAGAACTGGTAATCTG GTACGAATAGTGAGATTGTGGCACGTTCCAAACCGCGACAAACCAGACAACACCGTCTCCCttgaattaattattcaagaCGAAAAG GGCGATCGTATTCATGCGACTATTGGTCGGTCTCTTATACGTATGTTCAAACCAAAGATAAAAGAATTGGGTTTGTACTTTATGAAGAACTTTGTGGTTGGACCAAATTATACGAAACTTAAATACACGCGGCATAAATTAAAGTTGGCATTTACACATAAGACGATTGTAGAGGAAGCAAATGATCATCTTTTTGGTATGAGTATCTTCGATTTAAAACCTTATGAGTATTTGATAAACAAAATTGATGTTCAAGAAAGTGAACTCTTCG GAGGAATAATATCTCGGCAACATTTTGGGAAGAATTCGTTGACCAAATATTTCCACATTTAG
- the LOC138869491 gene encoding uncharacterized protein produces MKVEYLTVKDPLELWTRLKERYDHLKAMVLPRARYEWMHLWLQDFKTVSEYNSAVFRITSQLKLCGEVMNGEDLLKKTLMTFHASNMVLQQQYRERDFKKYSELISCLLVAEQHNTLLLKNHEARPTGSAPLPEANMTARRDKSEKRQNNNHGHMNVRGHGNGKRRYNSRHRGGHGKRENNMSSQNNPSRGKNGNCHRCGMKVESHLAFKNDFEAGPSNKNDDNAKANLALNDDDFQGLDDITHLEVEDLFGDQN; encoded by the exons ATGAAGGTTGAATATTTAACAgtgaaagatccacttgaattgtgGACTAGACTGAAGGAAAGGTATGATCACCTTAAGGCTATGGTATTGCCAAGGGCTCGATATGAGTGGATGCACTTATGGTTGCAAGATTTTAagaccgtaagtgagtataactcTGCTGTATTTCGAATAacttcccaattgaaattatgtggggAAGTTATGAATGGTGAGGATTTACTGAAAAAGACTCTTATGACATTTCATGCCTCAAATATGGTATTACAGCAGCAATACCGTGAAAGGgattttaaaaagtattctgaattgATCTCATGCCTTCTGGTGGCTGAGCAACATAATACCCTTTTgctgaaaaatcatgaagctcgtCCCACAGGGTCAGCTCCGCTTCCTGAAGCGAATATGACAGCTAGACGTGATAAGTCTGAAAAAAGACAAAATAATAATCATGGCCATATGAATGTACGTGGGCATGGCAATGGTAAGAGACGATATAATAGTCGTCATCGTGGTGGTCATGGCAAACGAGAAAATAATATGAGTTCTCAAAACAATCCTTCACGAGGCAAAAACGGTAACTGCCACCGCTGTGGCATGAAAG TGGAGTCACATTTGGCCTTTAAAAATGATTTTGAGGCAGGgccttcaaacaaaaatgatgaCAATGCCAAGGCAAATCTtgctttgaatgatgatgattttcaaggcctcgatgATATTACTcatttggaagttgaagacttaTTTGGAGATCAAAACTAA